A single genomic interval of Streptococcus suis harbors:
- a CDS encoding S-adenosyl-l-methionine hydroxide adenosyltransferase family protein: MSNNLLVLQSDFGLVDGAVSAMIGVALQESRDLVVHNLTHDITPYNIFEGSYRLFQTVEYWPEGTTFVSVVDPGVGSKRKSVVALTEQNHYIVTPDNGTLSFIKKYVGIKAVREISEVANRRANTEHSYTFHGRDVYAYTGAKLASGHISFEEVGPELSVDEIVEIPTVPTEVGSDYVKGAIDILDVRFGSLWTSITREEFYTLQPQFEDRFEVTIYNNDMLVYQNQVTYGKSFADVRIGQPLIYINSLYRVGVAINQGSFAKAYNVGVGQNWHIEIKRISN, from the coding sequence ATGTCGAATAATTTATTAGTATTACAATCAGATTTTGGATTAGTGGATGGAGCTGTATCAGCTATGATTGGTGTGGCTCTTCAGGAGTCGCGTGACCTAGTTGTTCACAACCTCACCCACGATATTACACCCTACAACATTTTTGAAGGCTCTTATCGTCTTTTTCAGACAGTCGAATACTGGCCGGAGGGGACAACATTTGTTTCGGTTGTTGATCCGGGAGTTGGTTCAAAACGTAAGAGTGTAGTAGCTTTGACCGAACAAAATCACTACATTGTAACGCCAGATAATGGAACGCTATCCTTCATCAAAAAATATGTGGGGATAAAGGCGGTTCGAGAAATTTCAGAGGTGGCTAATCGCCGTGCCAATACAGAACATTCGTACACCTTCCATGGTCGAGATGTTTATGCCTATACGGGAGCTAAATTGGCTTCTGGACACATTAGCTTTGAAGAAGTTGGTCCAGAATTAAGTGTGGATGAGATTGTGGAAATTCCAACAGTCCCAACGGAAGTTGGTTCGGACTATGTAAAAGGTGCAATTGATATTCTGGATGTTCGATTCGGCTCGCTTTGGACCTCGATTACGAGGGAAGAATTTTACACCTTGCAACCGCAGTTTGAAGATCGCTTTGAAGTGACCATATACAATAATGACATGCTTGTGTATCAAAACCAAGTAACCTATGGCAAGTCCTTTGCGGATGTACGTATCGGACAACCATTGATCTATATCAATTCCCTCTATCGTGTAGGTGTTGCGATTAATCAGGG
- a CDS encoding endonuclease/exonuclease/phosphatase family protein, with translation MKLLTVNVHAWLEENQVQKLDILAQTIAQKQYDVIALQEVNQLMTSPLVTKDLRQDNYGLVLLEKLRELGVADYSYFWSNSHIGYDRYDEGIAFLTKLPVYEVDAFYCSQNKDLASILSRKIIGLTVLYEKELIDIYSCHINLPDSKEENQLENIRSIVERTSSDRLKILMGDFNTDALSNPKAYQAIRDLGLYDSYDLAEKKDAGITVEKAIDGWAGHSQEKRLDYVFLNQKRQVQSSRVIFNGENRPIISDHFGVEVNISI, from the coding sequence ATGAAATTACTAACAGTCAACGTCCATGCCTGGTTGGAAGAAAATCAAGTTCAAAAATTGGACATACTTGCTCAGACCATTGCCCAAAAGCAATACGATGTGATTGCTCTTCAGGAAGTCAACCAGTTGATGACAAGTCCTCTGGTGACCAAGGACTTACGGCAAGACAATTATGGTCTGGTCCTGCTTGAGAAACTGAGAGAGCTTGGAGTGGCAGACTATTCTTATTTCTGGTCCAATTCTCATATCGGTTACGATAGGTACGATGAAGGAATTGCCTTCTTGACCAAACTACCTGTCTATGAAGTGGATGCCTTCTACTGCAGTCAGAACAAAGATTTGGCATCAATCTTGTCTAGAAAAATCATTGGTTTGACGGTCTTGTATGAGAAGGAATTGATCGACATTTATTCTTGTCATATCAACCTTCCTGACAGTAAAGAAGAAAATCAGTTGGAGAATATTCGCTCGATTGTGGAACGGACAAGTTCGGACCGCTTGAAAATTCTAATGGGAGATTTCAATACGGATGCCCTGTCAAATCCCAAAGCCTACCAAGCTATCAGGGACCTTGGACTTTATGATAGTTATGATTTGGCAGAGAAAAAGGATGCAGGTATCACTGTTGAAAAAGCCATTGACGGATGGGCAGGGCATAGTCAGGAAAAACGTCTGGACTATGTGTTCTTAAATCAGAAAAGACAGGTTCAATCCAGTCGTGTGATTTTCAATGGAGAGAATCGTCCCATTATTTCAGACCACTTTGGTGTGGAAGTTAACATTAGTATTTAA
- a CDS encoding PadR family transcriptional regulator yields MKRNKHLPLTETTYYILLALLEPAHGYHIMQKVEDMSDGDVKIAAGTMYGAIENLLKLKWICSVPSSDKRRKVYQVTATGQEIIKLETQRIQKLHHIAKELVF; encoded by the coding sequence ATGAAAAGGAACAAGCACCTCCCCTTAACGGAGACAACCTACTATATTCTATTAGCCCTCTTGGAACCTGCCCATGGCTACCATATCATGCAAAAAGTAGAGGATATGAGTGATGGTGATGTGAAAATCGCTGCAGGAACCATGTATGGAGCGATTGAGAATCTTTTGAAACTAAAATGGATTTGTTCCGTTCCAAGTTCCGATAAAAGAAGAAAAGTCTATCAAGTAACAGCAACGGGACAAGAGATTATTAAACTGGAAACACAGCGTATTCAAAAACTACATCACATTGCCAAAGAATTAGTTTTTTAA
- a CDS encoding UTRA domain-containing protein, with protein sequence MSKYKKVYADIKEKIEQNIWQANQEMPTENELMEIYSYSKDTIRKALSLLEMDGYIQKRQGRNSIILDHNLVRKPFVSELKTVSELNRSAHHQVQTELTNLYIVQGQPEVMKELEVDEKTDLYRVSRVRTIDGERLEYEISYFDRRIVPYLSKEIAEKSIYQYLENDLGLEISHSRREISFRFATEEEKSLLDLAGYDMVVSVTSTTYLADGRPFQYGTITYRPDKVTFVSMAKR encoded by the coding sequence ATGAGTAAATACAAAAAAGTCTATGCTGACATCAAGGAAAAAATTGAACAAAATATCTGGCAGGCCAATCAAGAGATGCCTACAGAAAATGAACTGATGGAGATTTATTCCTATTCCAAGGACACCATCCGCAAGGCCCTATCGTTATTAGAAATGGATGGTTATATCCAAAAACGTCAAGGGAGAAATTCCATTATTTTGGACCATAACCTGGTCAGAAAACCATTTGTGTCCGAATTGAAGACCGTCAGTGAACTCAACCGCTCTGCCCACCATCAAGTCCAGACCGAATTGACCAACCTCTATATTGTCCAAGGTCAGCCAGAGGTCATGAAGGAATTGGAAGTGGATGAAAAAACGGATCTCTACCGTGTCAGCCGCGTTCGGACTATCGACGGTGAGCGATTAGAGTATGAGATTTCCTACTTTGACCGCAGGATTGTTCCCTATCTCAGCAAGGAAATCGCTGAAAAATCGATTTATCAGTATTTGGAAAACGACCTTGGCTTAGAAATTTCCCATTCCCGCCGAGAAATTTCCTTCCGCTTTGCGACGGAAGAAGAAAAATCCTTGCTTGATCTGGCAGGCTATGATATGGTGGTCTCCGTCACCAGTACCACCTATCTGGCAGACGGCCGTCCCTTCCAGTACGGCACCATCACCTACCGACCAGATAAGGTTACCTTTGTTTCAATGGCCAAACGATAA
- a CDS encoding PTS transporter subunit IIBC, which translates to MKKFLSFEFWQKFGKCLMVVIAVMPAAGLMVSIGNSIPLISPESELLIRIGNIIAQIGWGIIGNLHLLFALAIGGSWAKEKAGGAFSAGLAFILINLITGHFFGVTTDMLADAAATVTTVFGTEIPVSGYFVNILGQPALNMGVFVGIIAGFVGATAYNKYYNYRKLPDVLTFFNGKRFVPFVVIYRSVLVALGLAIFWPLVQTGINSFGKWIATSQDTAPIVAPFVYGTLERLLLPFGLHHMLTIPMNYTSLGGTYDILTGAQAGTQVFGQDPLWLAWITDLINLKDAGDMAQYNDLLANVTPARFKVGQMIGSSGILMGLTLAMYRNVDPDKKKKYRGMFLSSAAAVFLTGVTEPIEFMFMFAAMPLYVVYAFVQGAAFAMADIVNLRMHSFGNIEFLTRTPMAIKAGIGMDVINFIWVTALFAVGMYFIANFMIKKFNLATAGRNGNYDTETTDVVSNSNVDTADANSQVVQIINLLGGRDNIADVDACMTRLRVSVKDVAQVGDENAWKQAGAMGLIIKDSGVQAVYGPKADVLKSDIQDLLESGVAIPRTEIVATETVVEEAQFKGVTEAVYAVAEGQAIAITEVKDPVFSQKMMGDGYAVEPSSGNVYAPVSGIVTSVFPTKHAVGILSDKGVEVLVHVGLDTVALNGAPFSTKVTDGQRVEAGDLLLVADLEAIRSAGRETTIVVAFTNTAEIKSVSLGNLGQVSKDSQVVTVEL; encoded by the coding sequence ATGAAAAAATTTCTTAGTTTTGAATTTTGGCAAAAATTCGGTAAATGTTTGATGGTCGTGATTGCCGTTATGCCGGCGGCAGGTCTCATGGTTTCTATCGGAAACTCGATTCCACTAATCAGTCCTGAATCAGAATTGCTCATTCGTATTGGGAATATCATTGCCCAAATCGGTTGGGGGATTATCGGAAACCTTCACTTGCTCTTTGCCTTGGCTATCGGTGGTAGCTGGGCTAAGGAAAAAGCTGGAGGTGCCTTCTCAGCAGGTCTTGCTTTTATCTTGATTAACTTGATAACAGGTCACTTCTTTGGCGTGACGACTGACATGCTTGCAGATGCAGCGGCAACCGTAACCACTGTATTTGGAACAGAGATTCCAGTTTCAGGCTACTTCGTCAATATCTTGGGTCAACCTGCTTTGAACATGGGTGTCTTTGTAGGGATTATTGCTGGTTTTGTTGGTGCGACTGCTTACAACAAATATTACAACTATCGCAAATTACCTGATGTTTTGACCTTCTTTAACGGCAAACGCTTTGTGCCGTTTGTAGTCATCTATCGTTCTGTTCTTGTAGCGCTTGGTTTGGCAATCTTCTGGCCTCTTGTACAAACTGGTATTAACAGTTTTGGTAAATGGATTGCAACATCACAAGACACCGCTCCTATTGTAGCTCCTTTTGTTTATGGTACCTTGGAACGTTTGCTTCTTCCATTTGGTCTTCATCACATGTTGACCATTCCAATGAACTACACATCGCTTGGTGGTACCTATGACATCTTGACAGGTGCTCAAGCAGGTACACAAGTATTTGGTCAAGATCCGCTCTGGTTGGCTTGGATTACAGACTTGATTAACCTCAAGGATGCTGGTGATATGGCTCAGTACAATGACCTTCTTGCCAATGTAACGCCTGCTCGCTTTAAAGTAGGTCAAATGATTGGTTCCTCTGGTATTCTCATGGGCTTGACCCTTGCTATGTACCGCAATGTTGACCCGGATAAGAAGAAAAAATACCGTGGTATGTTCCTTTCATCTGCTGCAGCCGTTTTCTTGACAGGTGTAACAGAACCAATTGAGTTTATGTTCATGTTTGCAGCAATGCCACTCTATGTCGTTTATGCTTTTGTACAAGGTGCGGCTTTTGCCATGGCTGACATTGTCAACTTGCGTATGCACTCGTTTGGTAATATTGAATTCCTTACACGTACACCGATGGCGATCAAAGCTGGTATCGGTATGGATGTTATTAACTTTATCTGGGTAACAGCCCTCTTTGCGGTTGGTATGTACTTCATTGCCAACTTTATGATTAAGAAATTCAACCTAGCAACAGCTGGACGCAATGGCAACTATGATACAGAAACAACGGATGTGGTTTCAAACTCAAACGTAGATACTGCGGATGCCAATTCACAAGTGGTTCAAATCATCAACTTGCTTGGTGGTCGTGATAATATCGCAGATGTGGATGCTTGTATGACCCGTCTTCGCGTTAGTGTTAAAGATGTGGCACAGGTTGGAGATGAAAATGCTTGGAAACAGGCTGGTGCTATGGGCTTGATTATCAAAGACTCAGGTGTTCAAGCAGTCTACGGACCAAAAGCAGATGTTCTCAAATCAGACATTCAAGACTTGCTAGAATCTGGCGTAGCTATTCCTCGTACGGAAATTGTTGCGACTGAAACAGTAGTTGAGGAAGCACAATTCAAGGGTGTGACCGAGGCAGTTTATGCTGTTGCTGAAGGTCAAGCCATTGCCATCACAGAAGTGAAAGATCCAGTTTTCTCACAAAAAATGATGGGCGACGGTTATGCAGTTGAGCCTAGCTCCGGCAATGTTTACGCACCAGTTTCAGGTATCGTAACCAGTGTCTTCCCAACCAAACACGCTGTCGGTATTTTGTCTGACAAGGGTGTAGAAGTCTTGGTGCACGTCGGCCTAGATACAGTTGCGCTAAACGGTGCTCCATTCTCAACCAAGGTAACAGATGGTCAACGTGTTGAAGCAGGGGATTTGCTCCTTGTCGCAGACCTTGAAGCCATTCGCTCAGCAGGACGTGAAACAACCATCGTTGTTGCCTTCACAAACACTGCTGAAATCAAATCTGTCAGCCTTGGAAATCTTGGGCAAGTAAGCAAAGATAGTCAAGTTGTGACAGTTGAGTTGTAA
- a CDS encoding DUF2812 domain-containing protein, whose product MIRHKLFTSLQEEEHWINSIQSEGYQLVKVTPWTAAYHFEKCSRPPHPVRLDFHEHIAKGEYSNYLSLFEDCGWQPIQGSRRCGIHYFQQTIEASSTEIFSDTESKKAFYSRYQNYAYSYFGLFLTLFFIHYQVGLQNGYTLWNPKSWYLTPGLWERTGTSFWFGFLFETPFALFRSGIIPLFFLAWSIYFLHIAEKGKKEAKKLEKY is encoded by the coding sequence ATGATAAGACACAAATTATTCACCAGTTTACAAGAGGAAGAACATTGGATCAATTCGATTCAATCCGAAGGTTATCAGCTTGTCAAAGTAACTCCGTGGACAGCAGCCTATCATTTTGAAAAATGTAGTCGCCCCCCTCATCCCGTACGCCTTGATTTTCATGAACATATTGCAAAAGGAGAATATTCAAATTACCTCTCTCTATTTGAAGACTGTGGTTGGCAACCTATACAAGGTAGTCGTAGATGTGGCATCCATTATTTTCAACAAACAATCGAAGCTTCAAGCACAGAAATTTTTTCTGATACCGAATCGAAAAAAGCATTCTATTCACGCTACCAAAATTATGCCTACTCCTATTTCGGATTATTTCTGACTTTATTTTTTATCCATTACCAAGTTGGACTCCAAAATGGATACACACTTTGGAATCCTAAATCCTGGTACCTAACTCCAGGACTATGGGAACGAACTGGTACCAGTTTTTGGTTTGGTTTTCTCTTTGAAACCCCATTCGCATTGTTTAGAAGTGGCATTATTCCCTTATTTTTCCTTGCTTGGTCTATTTATTTCCTCCATATCGCTGAAAAAGGTAAAAAAGAAGCGAAGAAATTAGAAAAATACTGA
- the glgP gene encoding glycogen/starch/alpha-glucan family phosphorylase yields MTKFTTFAETNTSKKLADLTNEEIYLQLLNYVKDAAASKPKNTGKRKVYYISAEFLIGKLLSNNLINLGVYKDIQAELAAAGKSLAQVEDVEPEPSLGNGGLGRLASCFVDSMSTLAINGEGVGLNYHCGLFRQVFKKNEQEAEPNFWIENDSWLIPTTISYDVPFKNFTLKSKLDRLDILGYKKETKNYLNLFDIESVNYDLITDGISFDKTDIKENLTLFLYPDDSDKNGELLRIYQQYFMVSNAAQLLIDEAIERGSNLHDLADYAYVQINDTHPSMVIPELIRLLTEKHGIEFAESVAIVKNLTGYTNHTILAEALEKWPLEFLEEVVPHLVDIIKELDALIRAEIKDPAVQIIDESGRVHMAHMDIHFSNSVNGVAALHTEILKNSELKAFYELYPEKFNNKTNGITFRRWLEFANQDLADYIKELIGDEYLTDATKLEKLLAFADDKEVHAKLAEIKFNNKLALKRYLKDNKGIELDENSIIDTQIKRFHEYKRQQMNALYVIHKYLEIKNGNLPKRKITVIFGGKAAPAYVIAQDIIHLILCLSELINNDPEVSKYLNVHLVENYNVTVAEKLIPATDISEQISLASKEASGTGNMKFMLNGALTLGTMDGANVEIAELAGMDNIYTFGKDSDTIIDLYDKAGYVSADYYNGDANIKRAVDFIISDEVKALGNEERLGRLHHELISKDWFMTLIDLAEYIEVKEQVFADYEDQESWNKKVVHNIAKAGFFSSDRTIEQYNEDIWHSN; encoded by the coding sequence ATGACTAAATTTACAACATTTGCAGAAACAAATACTTCGAAGAAATTAGCTGATTTGACAAATGAAGAAATCTATCTTCAATTGTTAAACTACGTAAAAGATGCAGCAGCTTCAAAACCAAAAAACACAGGAAAACGTAAAGTTTACTATATCTCAGCTGAGTTCCTTATCGGTAAACTCTTGTCAAACAACTTGATTAACTTGGGCGTGTACAAAGACATTCAAGCAGAATTGGCAGCAGCTGGTAAATCATTGGCTCAAGTTGAAGATGTTGAACCAGAACCATCACTTGGTAACGGTGGTTTGGGACGTCTGGCTTCATGTTTCGTTGATTCTATGTCAACACTTGCTATCAACGGTGAAGGTGTTGGTCTGAACTACCACTGTGGTCTTTTCCGCCAAGTATTTAAGAAAAATGAGCAAGAAGCAGAGCCAAACTTCTGGATTGAAAATGATTCTTGGTTGATTCCAACAACTATCAGCTATGATGTTCCATTCAAAAACTTCACTTTGAAATCAAAATTGGATCGTCTTGATATTCTTGGCTATAAAAAAGAGACTAAGAACTACCTCAATTTGTTTGATATTGAGTCAGTAAACTATGACTTGATTACAGACGGTATTTCATTTGACAAGACTGATATTAAAGAAAACTTGACACTCTTCTTGTACCCAGATGATTCTGATAAGAATGGTGAATTGCTCCGTATCTACCAACAATATTTCATGGTATCAAATGCTGCTCAACTTTTGATTGATGAAGCAATTGAGCGCGGTTCAAACTTGCATGACTTGGCTGACTACGCTTATGTGCAAATCAACGATACTCACCCATCAATGGTGATTCCTGAGTTGATCCGTCTTTTGACTGAAAAGCATGGTATTGAATTTGCGGAATCAGTTGCCATCGTTAAGAATCTGACTGGTTACACAAACCACACTATCTTGGCGGAAGCACTTGAAAAATGGCCACTTGAGTTCCTTGAAGAAGTGGTGCCGCACTTGGTTGATATTATCAAAGAATTGGATGCCCTTATTCGTGCAGAAATTAAAGACCCAGCAGTCCAAATCATTGATGAATCAGGTCGTGTACACATGGCTCACATGGATATCCACTTCTCTAACTCAGTGAACGGTGTAGCTGCGCTTCACACAGAAATCCTCAAAAACTCTGAATTGAAAGCTTTCTACGAGCTTTACCCAGAAAAATTCAACAATAAAACAAACGGTATCACTTTCCGCCGTTGGTTGGAATTTGCTAACCAAGACCTCGCTGACTATATCAAGGAATTGATTGGTGATGAGTATTTGACAGATGCGACTAAGCTTGAGAAATTGCTTGCCTTTGCAGATGACAAGGAAGTGCATGCTAAGTTGGCAGAAATCAAGTTCAACAACAAGTTGGCCCTTAAACGTTATTTGAAAGACAATAAGGGAATCGAATTGGATGAAAACTCTATCATCGATACACAGATCAAACGTTTCCACGAGTACAAACGTCAACAAATGAATGCCTTGTATGTCATCCACAAGTATCTTGAAATCAAAAACGGCAATCTGCCAAAACGTAAAATCACCGTTATCTTCGGTGGTAAGGCAGCTCCAGCTTACGTGATTGCCCAAGACATTATTCACTTGATTCTCTGCTTGTCTGAGTTGATCAACAACGATCCAGAAGTGAGCAAGTACCTCAACGTTCACTTGGTAGAAAACTACAATGTGACAGTTGCTGAGAAACTCATCCCTGCAACAGATATTTCTGAGCAAATTTCATTGGCTTCTAAAGAAGCGTCAGGTACAGGTAACATGAAGTTCATGCTCAACGGTGCCTTGACACTTGGTACTATGGACGGTGCTAACGTTGAGATTGCAGAATTAGCAGGCATGGATAACATCTACACATTTGGTAAGGATTCAGATACTATTATTGACTTGTACGACAAGGCTGGCTACGTGTCTGCGGACTACTACAATGGTGATGCCAACATCAAACGTGCGGTTGACTTTATCATTAGTGATGAAGTGAAAGCACTTGGTAATGAAGAACGTCTTGGTCGCTTGCACCATGAATTGATTTCTAAAGACTGGTTCATGACCTTGATTGACTTAGCAGAGTACATCGAAGTTAAAGAGCAAGTCTTTGCAGACTACGAAGATCAAGAATCTTGGAACAAGAAAGTTGTTCACAACATCGCCAAAGCAGGATTCTTCTCATCTGACCGTACCATTGAACAGTACAACGAAGATATCTGGCACAGTAACTAA
- the malQ gene encoding 4-alpha-glucanotransferase — MTNRTSGILMHITSLPGKFGIGTFGQSAYDFVDFLVETKQTYWQILPLTTTSYGDSPYQSFSAIAGNTHLIDFDLLVEDGLLVTEDFQDVNFGDNPEKVDYALIYQVRRPILEKAVQAFLQDDKKKAAFLEFEKANSSWLTDYAEFMAIKEYFGNKALQEWEDKKVVARNEEVLDKYRLELANQIDYYKVTQYFFFSQWKQLKEYANKHHIKIIGDMPIYVSADSVEVWTKPQLFKLDSERKPLYVAGVPADNFSADGQLWGNPIYDWPEHEKTGYNWWIYRIHESFKLYDVLRIDHFKGFSDFWQVDGKAEVAKVGTWEPGPGYNLFKAIKETLGDLPIIAEDLGNIDAKARKLLADCGYPGMKILEFGFFDVTGKSIDAPHRCIPNSVAYTGTHDNEVVNGWYNNLDPEQQEYVDAYSNRKPIEKVSQAMLRMLFATVSDTAIATMQDVLDLGEESRMNMPSTIGGNWEWRMKAEDLTQERKDFLTKMTLLYQRGNENHD, encoded by the coding sequence ATGACAAATCGTACCAGTGGAATTTTGATGCATATTACCTCACTTCCAGGTAAGTTTGGTATTGGTACTTTTGGACAGTCTGCCTATGATTTTGTAGATTTCTTGGTGGAAACCAAGCAAACCTACTGGCAGATTTTACCACTAACAACTACAAGCTATGGAGATTCTCCTTACCAGTCTTTCTCTGCTATTGCAGGAAATACACATTTGATAGACTTTGACCTCTTGGTTGAAGATGGCTTATTGGTAACAGAAGATTTCCAAGATGTAAATTTTGGAGATAATCCTGAAAAAGTAGACTATGCTCTTATCTATCAAGTCCGTCGACCAATTTTGGAGAAGGCAGTTCAAGCATTTTTACAAGATGATAAGAAGAAAGCTGCTTTTCTAGAGTTTGAAAAGGCTAACTCATCTTGGTTGACAGATTATGCTGAGTTCATGGCTATCAAGGAATACTTTGGTAATAAAGCTCTCCAAGAATGGGAAGATAAAAAAGTTGTAGCTCGCAACGAGGAAGTTCTTGATAAGTACCGCTTAGAATTGGCAAATCAAATCGACTACTACAAAGTCACACAGTATTTCTTCTTCAGCCAATGGAAACAATTGAAAGAATATGCCAACAAACACCACATCAAAATCATCGGAGACATGCCAATCTATGTTTCTGCTGATAGCGTTGAAGTGTGGACAAAACCCCAACTATTCAAATTGGACAGTGAACGCAAGCCGCTTTATGTAGCAGGTGTACCAGCTGATAACTTCTCGGCAGATGGTCAATTATGGGGAAATCCTATTTACGATTGGCCAGAACATGAAAAAACTGGCTATAACTGGTGGATTTATCGTATCCATGAAAGTTTCAAACTTTATGATGTCCTTCGGATTGACCATTTCAAAGGTTTCTCAGACTTCTGGCAAGTTGATGGTAAGGCAGAGGTGGCAAAAGTTGGAACTTGGGAACCAGGTCCTGGCTACAATCTCTTCAAGGCTATCAAAGAAACACTTGGAGACCTTCCAATCATTGCAGAAGACCTTGGAAACATTGACGCTAAAGCTCGCAAATTGCTTGCAGATTGTGGCTATCCAGGCATGAAAATCTTAGAATTTGGTTTCTTTGATGTAACAGGCAAGAGTATCGATGCTCCACACCGTTGCATTCCAAATTCAGTTGCCTACACTGGAACTCACGATAATGAGGTTGTCAATGGCTGGTACAACAATCTTGATCCAGAACAACAAGAATACGTGGACGCCTATAGCAACCGTAAGCCGATTGAAAAAGTTAGCCAAGCTATGCTCCGTATGCTGTTTGCAACAGTGAGTGATACAGCTATTGCAACCATGCAAGATGTCCTAGACTTGGGTGAAGAAAGTCGAATGAATATGCCGTCAACTATCGGTGGAAACTGGGAATGGCGCATGAAAGCTGAAGACTTGACACAAGAACGCAAAGACTTCTTGACCAAAATGACATTACTATACCAACGAGGAAATGAAAACCATGACTAA
- a CDS encoding YebC/PmpR family DNA-binding transcriptional regulator — protein sequence MGRKWANIVAKKTAKDGANSKVYAKFGVEIYVAAKKGDPDPETNSALKFVIDRAKQAQVPKHIIDKAIDKAKGNTDETFVEGRYEGFGPNGSMIIVDTLTSNVNRTAANVRSAFGKNGGNMGASGSVSFMFDKKGVVVFAGDDADAIFELLLEADVEVDDVEAEDGTITVYTAPTDLHKAIVALKESGIQEFNVTELEMIPQSEVSLEGDDLATFEKLYDALEDDEDVQKIYTNVDGF from the coding sequence ATGGGACGTAAATGGGCCAATATTGTAGCCAAGAAAACCGCAAAAGACGGTGCTAACTCAAAAGTTTACGCCAAATTTGGTGTTGAAATCTATGTAGCAGCGAAAAAGGGTGACCCAGATCCAGAAACAAACTCAGCGCTGAAATTTGTTATCGACCGTGCTAAGCAAGCGCAGGTTCCAAAACACATCATTGACAAGGCCATTGACAAGGCAAAAGGAAACACAGACGAAACTTTCGTAGAAGGTCGTTACGAAGGCTTTGGACCAAACGGTTCTATGATTATTGTTGATACCTTGACATCAAATGTAAACCGTACGGCAGCTAACGTGCGCTCTGCTTTTGGTAAAAACGGCGGTAACATGGGTGCATCTGGTTCTGTATCATTCATGTTTGATAAAAAAGGTGTGGTTGTCTTTGCTGGTGATGATGCAGATGCCATCTTCGAATTGCTCCTTGAAGCAGATGTCGAAGTGGATGACGTAGAAGCAGAAGACGGCACAATCACTGTTTATACAGCACCAACTGATTTGCACAAGGCAATCGTGGCACTTAAAGAATCAGGAATCCAAGAGTTCAACGTCACTGAACTTGAAATGATTCCACAATCAGAAGTATCACTTGAAGGCGATGACCTCGCAACATTTGAAAAACTCTACGATGCCCTCGAAGACGACGAAGACGTCCAAAAAATTTACACAAATGTAGATGGGTTTTAA